CGCAGAGGATGTACCGCACGGTAAGTATCCCAAATCCAATCATCCGTATAGAAAGGTATACCTTTATCTTCATGCACTTTTCCATCCGTAGCACTGTAATAGCGGCCGTCTTCCGAAATACAAATCATTCGTTCGTAGGTACGGTACAAAGAAGTATAGAAAACGGTTTTTTCATTTTCCGTACCGCCTTCTATTTTTATCTTATCCAATGTGCGGTTCCACAGGCTACGCCCGGCTTTTGCCACTACGTCTACATCATACACAGAGATTTCCCGGTCCAGATTCTTTTTTGCTTGTTCTACGTCGATAAATGAAATACCGTACTTCAGTCCGACCGTACGTTTACCGGCAGGATAAGCCAAAACCAAAGCTGCATTCCGGCCGGCGACTTCTTTTTGGCCATATTGTATCTGATCGTTTGTCAAAGAGCCTACTTTGTCAGGTACTGCATTCATCTCCATATATAAATAAACCTTTGTTTTATTATCTATATATTGAAAACCGCTAATAGTATTTCCTTCACTTTTTAATTCTCCGTTCCGGGTATTTAAAATAAGATAAGACGGCGCATCATTTTCAAAATCCACCGAATAAACCGCCGATTGATGAGACGGAGCAAAATCTACCGTCACATTGGCTTCGTCTAAATAAACCGAATACCGGTACGGTACAATCTTTTCCAGATCATAACTATAATTCAGTACCGGCCTCATATTTTTTTCTTCTCCCTGATAAGGACTTAAATTAAAAGCAGAACTTCCCCGATGGCTGGTAACCACAAGGGGTAGTCCATGAATACGATCGCCTGTAAAATCTCCTCGTTCCGGATATACCCGCAATAGGCTGTTAGGCAAATGTACCGTAGGATAGGTAGGGACCAGCAAATGGCTGATATTCCCCATGTACGGATTTACATAATCTACCGGCTCTTTTGCTTCCGGACACGTAACGTTCCGTTCCATAGGCTGACAAGCCAGAAGCAAGCAAACAGATAAAAATAATCCGCCAATCTTCTTTATCGATCTTTTTTCCATGTCATTTATAATTACAGAGTTATTTATTCAGTTGTATGAGGCCTGCTTTCCGGTGCCGTACCAAAAGATTTGTTCGGCGTATTACCCATTACAAAGGTTAACGTGCCTCCTTTCATGATATCTTCATATAAAAGATAAGATTTATCATAAGGTTGATCATTCAAACGGACAGATTGTATATAGATGTTTTCTTTCGAATTGTTCTCGGCAATTACAGTAAAAGTCTTTCCTTGGGGCAAATTTACCGTGGCTTTGTCAAATAAAGGGCTTCCGAATACAAACATTCCGTTTGAAGGGTTCACTTGATAAAATCCTAAAGCGGAAATAATATGCCAAGCCGACATTTGCCCGCAATCTTCATTTCCGATAACTCCGTCCGGTTGATCCGTATAGAACTGATCCTGGATAAAACGTACTTTTTCAGCTGTCTTCCATTGCTGACCGGCATATGGATAAAGGTATACTACATGGTGACTGGGTTCGTTTCCATGCGCATACATTCCGATCAGCCCGCTAATATCGGGAGAAGCTTCTGCGCCCATGTCGCCGCTCACTTCAAACAAGGAATCCAATTTTGTGGTAAACTCCTGGTCTCCGCCAAATAATTCAATAAGTCCTTCCGGATGTTGGGGTACAAAGAAAGTGTAATGCCATCCGTTTCCTTCGCAAAAATAACCTCTTCCCCCATGCACGGAGCGGAACGCATCGTAAGGAGTAGCCCATTCCCCGGCATCTGTTTTAGGACGGATGAAATTAATATCCTTATCAAAATAATGTGTATAATATTTTCCTCTTTTCAAGTAGGTTTTATATTCATCTGTCTTCCCCATTTTCTTAGCCATTTGAGAAATACCCCAATCACCTACTGCATATTCCATGGCAATAGAAGTAGCTTCGCCTACTTTATCACAGGGGATATATTCTTTCTCCAGTACAAAAGGCACTCCGTTTTGCCCCGGATGGGTAGCAGACGAGGTGACTGCAGCAAATGCCCGATCCGCATCAAACCCGCGGAAACCCTTCAAGTATGCATCCGCAATAACCGGGATAGCACTATACCCGGGCATTTGGTTGGTTTCTCCTCCTACCAAGGGCCAAATAGGTAAGCGTCCCTGCTGGTCGTAAATACCGAGCATAGAATTAACCATATCATCTACCCGCTCCGTTTTAATAATAGTAAATAACGGATGCAAGGCACGGTAGGTATCCCATAAAGAAAAGGTAGAATAGTTTGTCCCGTTATTTGCCGTATATACCGAATCATTATGTCCACGAAATTCGCCGTTCACATCACAATAAAGGGTAGGTGCAATGCAAGTATGATATAAAGAGGTGTAAAAGATCTTCCGGGCACGTTCGTCTTTTGTATCGATATGGATACAAGACAATTCTTGATTCCATTTATGCCGTGCTTCTTGTTTTACTTCATCAAAATCCCAATGAGGTAGTTCCTGGCGGATATTATCCAATGCATTAGCACAACTTACGGAAGAAATACCCACTTTTAAAATCACGCCTTCGGGGGCATTTCCAAAAACAATCACCCCTTTTACTCCCTGGCCGGTCAGTTCTCCTTCCCCGGCAGCTTCGTCATCATTATATACTAATAATTCCTTGACGGGTTTATCGCACTTCATGGTAAAATATACCTTATGCCGTGGGCTCCACCCGTTTGAAAAACGATAACCTTCCAATGTATACTCGTCTACTTTTTTCAGGTAGGTTTCGTAAGCATGGTCACCGTTTCCCTCTTTCAAATTAATCAAGACATGCGGTTCTTTGCTTGCGGGAAAAGTATAGCGGTGAATACCTACCCGTTCGGTAGCAGAGAGTTCCGCTTTAATACCATCTTTTAATTTAACGGCATAATAACCCGGTATTACGGTTTCATCCGTGTGTTTATAATAAGAGGAACAACTACCGGCAATATCATTTTGCTCGCCTCGTTTTGTACGGATTTCACCGGTGAAAGGCATCATCAGAACATCGCCCAGATCCGTACAACCCGTTCCGCTTAAGTGGGTATGGGAAAAACCGATCAGCACACTATCGGAGTAATGGTAACCGGAGCACCAGTCCCAGCCCTTATGAATATTTTGGGGTCCCAACTGCACCGCGCCGAAAGGAACACTGGCTCCTACAAAAACATGTCCGTGACCACCGGAACCGATATAAGGGTCTACATACGAAACATAATCTACCTGTTGAGTTTTTTCCGGGGTAGTGCATGAAAAAGCAAAAGATACCAGGCATAAGGAAATGCCTGGTATCAAAATTGAATTAAGTAATTTCATCTATTTATCTTTTCTTTTTTTCATTTACAGAAAACGAATAAGGGAAATCTTCCGGATTTACGCCCCGGTTTTTATTGGGAGTATCACTCATCTTCATATCGATCACACCGCCTTTTAACAGATCGAAATGTTTGACATAGTTCTTCGTGTAGTTCTTTCCGTTGAATGTCATCGATTCGATATAGCGATTGGCATCATTGTTTTCCGGAGCATTGATGACTAGTTTGTTTCCATTTTCGAAAGTTATGGTTGCTTTCTTAAATAAAGGAGCTCCCATTACATATTCGTCTGTTCCGGGACAAACCGGATAAAATCCGAGTGCGGAGAATACGTACCATGCCGAGGTTTGTCCGTTATCTTCATCCCCACAGTAGCCGTCAGCCTGGCAAGTATACATACGGTTCATCACTTCACGCAACCAATATTGGGCTTTCCAAGGTTCACCTGCATAATTATACATATAAATCATGTGTTGGATAGGTTGGTTACCATGCGCATAATTGCCCATATTCATGATTTGCATTTCACGGATTTCATGAATCACACCTCCATAATAACTATCGTCAAAGATAGGGGGAACACTGAATACGGAGTCCAACATGGTAATAAATCCTTGCTTTCCTCCCATTAAATCGATTAATCCTTGAGGATCATGGAATACCGACCACGTATAATGCCAACTGTTTCCTTCGGTAAACGCGTCTCCCCATTTCAAAGGTGAAAAAGGAGATTGGAAGGTTCCGTCTTGATTACGTCCGCGCATGAGTTTAGATTCCTTATCAAACAAATTCTTATAATTCATGGCTCTCTTGGCAAAGAGTTCAATTTCTTTCTTAGGGCGTTTCAAATCTTTCGCCAATTGATAAATACACCAGTCGTCATAAGCATATTCCAACGTACGGGCTGCATTTTCATTTATTTTTACGTCATAAGGAACATAGCCCAGTTTATTGTAATATTCATGGCCTAAACGTCCGGTGGAAGAAACCTTCGGATGTACATTTTCAGTTCCGTGAATTAATCCTTCATATAAAGTTTTAAGGTCGTCTACTTTCACTCCTTTCATATAAGCATCTACCAGGATAGAAGCCGAATTGTTACCTACCATACAACCTCTATGTCCCGGACTTGCCCATTCGGGGAAGAATCCGCTTTCTTTGTAGGTATTAATCAGACCTTCCTGCATTTGTTTGCCAACAGACGGGAACATCAGGTTTACGAATGGAAACAAACAACGGAAGGTATCCCAGAAACCTGTATCAGTGTACATATATCCCGGCAGTACTTCTCCATTATAAGGGCTATAGTGGACAACGTTTCCCCGGGCATCTATTTCATAAAATTTTCGGGGGAACAATAAAGAACGGTACATACATGAATAGAATGTGCGGTATTGGTCTAACGAGCCTCCTTCTACCTGAACTTTACCCAGCACCTGGTTCCATGCTTGTTTGCCTTTGGCTGCTACTTCGTCGAAGCTATTGTTTCCTAATTCTTTCAGATTCAGTTCCGCCTGATCGAAGCTAATGAATGATGAGGCTACTTTCGCATGTACTTTTTCTCCTTTGCCTGTTTTAAAACCGATTACCGCACCTACGTGATTAGCTTGTTGTTCTTTTTCATTTTTCAAAGAACCGTCGGCAAATGTATATTCATATGTAAAAGGCTTATCAAATATCACTACAAAGTAATTCTTGAAATTAGCCGGAACGCCGCCGCTATTTTTAGTGGTATACCCGATTATCTTATTTTGTTCCGGTAAAATCTTTATGTAGGAACCTTTATCCAACGCATCGATTACTACATAGGAACTATCTGTCTGGGGAAAAGTAAAACGGAACATAGCAGCCCGTTCTGTCGGGGTAATTTCCGTCACCACATCATGTTCTGCCAAATAAGCCCGATAATAATACGGCTTAGCGATCTCCGCTTTATGGGAAAACCAACTGGCCCGCTTATCCTGGTCGAATTCAGGTTGCCCGGTTACCGGCATAATAGCAAACTGCCCGTAGTCGTTAATCCACGGACTAGGTTGATGGGTTTGTTTGAATCCCCGGATTTTATTGGCGGTATATACATACGCCCAACCGTCTCCCATTTTACCGGTTTGGGGCATCCAAAAGTTCATTCCCCAAGGAAGGGCAATAGCGGGATACGTGTTTCCGGTAGATAGCTCGAAGCTCGATTGTGTACCAACCAAGGGATTCACATATTCTACCGGGTCAAAACTATCTGCATGCGTAGTAGCCGATGCAGTCTTGGAAGAAAGGCCTAAAGTAAAAGCTAAGGCCAGAATTAAAACACTTTTATTTCTCATGATATTTAATATATATTTTGATTATTTTTTTCGTGCTACAAAGTAACTAAATCTATAGGCTATGGGAAAGAACTGAAAGTATGTTTTTAGTCAAAAATACATAAAAAGAAGCCTCAACAGGAAAGTATATTCTCATTTTAGTTGATTTATTACAAAGGAATGTATGTCAAGTCAACACAGAGACAAGGAGACACAGGGAGTTTAAAATGTTTATAATAAACTCTCTGTGTTGGTATAATTTATATATTCCAGCCGTTTCAACATTGGAAATCAGGGAACAAATTTGGATAGAAGGAAAGAATATTTTTTCTTTGTAACTTTTATAGTAAGATGAATATGCGTATACAAATCATTCTTTTTCCGTTACTTATTTTCTTTCTGTCCGCTTGTATCAAAGAAGACACGGAACCATCTGCCAGCAAAATAGAAACAGGTAGCAAACTTCCTTATTTTACGCTTACCGATTCAGTAGGAAATCGATTATCCTCGGATAAATTCAAAGGGAATACAGTACTTATTGTTTTCTTTTCAACCACTTGTAAAGATTGCCAAAGAGATTTACCCGTTATGGAAAGTGTATGGAAGAATCTAAGAAGTGAAGATAGATTTCTTCTGCTGCCTATTGCCAGGAAACAGACAGCAGAAGAAGTAAAATCATATTGGGAAGCTCAGCACTTTTCAATGCCTTATTACCTGGATTCTTCCGGAGAAATCTACTCTCTTTTCGCTACGAAAACCATTCCCCGCTTTTATCTGGCAAATCGAGAAGGCATTGTGATTTGGCAAGAAGCAGAAGTTTTGACCAGGAATGCAGAAAAAATTACAGCCTGGGTAAAAGAGTATCTTTCTTCTTATAACTTTTCTATTTCTTCCCTGGAAAGTCCGGAGCTTTGAGAGATAACGTCAAGGTCTACTCCCAGCTCTTTGAGACGACGGGCCATTTCTTGTGCTTTTAACTGAGAGCCTTTTTCAATGCCTTGTTTTATACCTTTTTCAATGCCTTTCTCCATTCCTTCTTTTATGCCTTCTTCTTTCCCGTCCAGTTTGCTTCGGGCCATAGCACTGTTCATCACACGGTACGCATCCAGTTGGGCTTCATAGCTGGCTTGTTCCTCGGGGGTGAAGTTCGCTATCTCGGCTCGTTCCATCAGCTTTTCAAAAGCGGCTTTCTGTGCCTTCCAGGGCATCCTTTCTAATGTGTCCATACGCGTTAATATATAAAACCATTTGTCTAGGTTCGTGATACATTCGTCTTCTTTCTTTGTGAAATAAGGCAATTGCAAGAAGATCATCCGGGAGCAGTCGCTGAACAGTTCGTGGCTATCCAGGTAAAGGTACGCTGCGTCCGACCTTAGGAACGGCCTCAAATCGGGGCAGGTGAAGTTCAGTATAAATATCCCGTAAACGGGGTAAAGGGAGAAGTTCCAACCTTTGCCTTTTATGCCTTGTTTCGAGATTGCCCGCGACATGTAGTAGATGAAACGTTCCTTCACAAAGAGTTGTGCTTTGTTCTGGAGCTCTACTATGAACTTTTCGCCTGTGTCACTTTCACAAAGTATGTCAAAGATAACACCTCGGCCGTAAATATTTTCCGGCAGTTCTTCGGTTTTAAGATACTTTATATCCTCTACATGCCGTTCTCCTTCCAACAGATCGTTCAGGAACTCTATTAAAATGCTTTTGGAGGCTTCTTCTCCGAACAGGAGTTTCCAGCCGTAGTCGGTAAAAGGGTTTACAAATCTTCCCATAATTAAGGTGAGTTAAGTGTTAATATTATTTACAGGACAAAGGTAGGGCTTTGTATGGGATTGAGAAATTAAATAGGGAAAAAAGTCCAAGTACAGGCAAAATAAAAAACTACTCCTTTTCCGGTTACCGAACCCGGCCGGGAAGGAGTAGAATGCTTATAGCAAAAAGGATTTATTCTTTAAGATTTTCCTTGAGAGAGTTTGCTTGCAAGATCAGCTATTTTCTCTTCCGTGGATTGAAGGAGCCGGTCGTAAAGCCGGATACTGTTTTCATATAGTTGCATGCCTTTGCCGTAAAGCTTTTGCATTTCTTCCAAGGCGGTGTATAAGGCTTTATCCGATTGATTAGTGGTGGTTACGCTTCCTATCTCACCTATGTTGCCACTAGCAATACTATTATCCTTATTTGAAAACGTGTTATTCTCAATATAATATGCCAACGGTTTCTCATCCTCCAACTCTTTAATGAGATCTACAGAAACGTCCAGCCCTTTGGCGAAGCGTGCCAGTAACTCATCACTTATTTTTTCTTCTTCCTCATAATGAGATACGTTTTGCTGGCACATACTGATAAGATCACCTAATTGCTTTTGTGATAGTTTTTTATCGCGGCGTAACCTTTTGATTGCATGGCCATGGTGGGACTTGCTACTTGCCGACGACTTTTCTGCGGTTTTTGTTGTCTTTTCTTCGGTTTCCATATTACTTGTTTTATTTTCCAACAAAGATAGGAAGTTATAAGTTTCAGACAAGCATATATTTGTGTAAAATACCTATCGCCTTACAAAGAATGACGTACATCACTAGTTGATCCGCGTAAAACACTCAAAAATATTTGTACGATAAGCGATATACTTGCCGTATCTAAATAGGTACGGTTATGAAACAAAATTGTTTTGAGAAACTGGTATATTGTATATTGAACAACATGTTTTTTTCCGAGAAGGTATTAATTAAGGGGGAATGGGACAGGGATGCAAGGGTGATACCTCCCGGAAGCCAAGTAAAACTCCATTTCTTCTTTTTTAAAAAGGCAAAGAGAGATGTGCAGGAAATTATGAAATTAAACGGCTTAAAACTGTTGGAGAATATTACGTTGAGTACGCATATAAACTCGTTCCGATATTTTGAACAAATGCGTGAGCAAGAGGAGGAAACGTATATACAAACGGTTAGCAGGTGGGTTACTTTACGGAATGATTTCGGGAACTTCCATTCCATGTTACGGTTGGAAGAGCTGGTAAGCATTTTAGACTATACTTTTTGCAGTTTGAACCTCCCTCCGCGTTGTGCTGTGTTATTACCGGATTGCCCGCAAAAAATAGATTGCGGCAGCTTAGTGGATGTGTTGTTGGTTTTTGAGGATGAGTATCTGTGGATCCTGAATGAAAAGATAGAAGAAGTAGATTGCCTGGAAGTAAGCTGGGGGTCGAATCTGGATATTATGTGTATAGATTATAGTTATTATGAAGAGGCCTTGTCGGGCGAAGTTCCTTCATTGAGTATAAAAAGAATCTTTGATGCCATTGTATTGTATGATGCTTTCCGGGGCATCCGCTTGGATGCTCCTTTTATAAACCATAGCCAGGTCGGGTAGGTGGAAATTCAGGGGAGTGATGCTAAAAGGTAAAGGGTAGGTAAACAAAATGTGCCGGTTTTGGCTTACTTTTGCAGAGAACAGAAAGACATGGTAGACAAAAGAACAGAAATAGATTTTAGACAGAAGAACGGAAAGTGATTATAGACAGAAGAACAAAAGAACAGAATGATATTTCAGACAGAAGAACAAAAGAACATATTTTATTTCTCTCTTACTATATGTTCTTTTGTTCTTCTGTCTATTAAAATATTCTTCTGTCTATTTCGTTCTTCTGTCTATCAAAATGTTCTTTTGTCTGAAAGGATATGTCGAACTATTTTTGAGGAAGTACTTATAAATAATAAATGGGATGAAAACAGCTTTAATTACCGGGGCAACGGATGGGATCGGCTTGGAGTTTGCCAAGATTTTTGCAGGTCATTCTTGCAATCTTGTCTTAGTAGCGCGAAACGAAGAACGGCTTCTTCAGATCAAGCAGGAATTATCGGCCAGCGGCATTACGGTAGACGTGTTTCCTAAAGATTTGAGTGTACAGGAGAATGCCGAAGCTATTTATCTTTCTTTAAAGGAAAGGGGGATTGCGGTGGATTTCCTGATTAATAACGCAGGTTTCGGAATCGATGCGCCTTATCTGGATATCGCTTGGGAGAAAGAGAAGATGATGTTGGAGCTCAACATGGTTACCGTGGCTTATTTTACTAAGATGTTCGGGCGGGATATGAAAGCACGGGGGTTCGGGCGGATTTTGAATGTGGCTTCTATTGCTGCTTTCCAGCCAGGACCTTATATGGCGGGGTATTGTGCAACGAAGGCTTTTATTTTAAGTCTTTCGGAAGCGGTAAATTATGAATTGAAAGGAAGCGGGGTGCATGTTACGGCTTTATGTCCCGGGGTAACGGATACTCAATTCCATGCGGTGGCGAAGACGGAAGAGGTAGGCATGTCGCGCCATCTTCCACATGCTTCGGCTCAGGAAGTGGCTGCTTACGGGTACAAGTTGCTTTCGGAAGGGAAAGCGATGGGGGTATATGGATGGCTAAACCGCTTGCTGGTGTTTTCCAACCGGTTAGTGCCGCGGAAAGTTTCTACGTTCCTTTCTGCCCGGTTGCTGAAAGGAGATTCATAAGGATAAAAAAACGGAAAAGAAATATTTCCTTACGTTATCCATGATAAAATAGCTCAAGAACAGACCTCCATCCTTTTGTCATTCCGCGCTTGACGCGGAATCTCCGATAGACAAAGGGCTGCTTTTAGGCGGGGAGATGGCGGGTCGTCGCCCGCCATGACAGGTGTAGTCAAAGGACAGTCTTCCCTTTAGATTTGCATGGGAATTTCTGTGTTTAATTGGTTCCCGGCATCCCATGTTTTATTGTTTTTGGGCATCTCCGGTTAATTCGGCGTATCGGCATAGTGCTTCCACGTAATAGTAATCGGCGTAGGTTAAGGGCACGTCTATTTCCGTGCCGGAGGGCATGTTGCCTACCGAGTGTTTCAGGATGAAGCCTCCGTTCGTGCCGGGCTGCGCCGTATATTCCGGGGAAGATAAGGTGCGGAGTATTTTCTCGGCTGCTTTAAAGTATTTTTTAGCGGGGGCTTTGGGTACGTACCGGGAGAGTTCCAGCAAAGCGGAACAATTTATGGCGGCTGCCGAGGCATCCCGCAGTGCGTCCGGTATGCCGGGGGCGTTGTAATCCCAATAAGGGATCAAATCGCCGGGCATGTGGGGATGGTTCAAGATGAATTCGGCAATCTTGACAGCTTGGTCCAGGTATTTGCGATCTTGGGTACAACGATAGAGAAGGGTGTAGCCATACAAGCCCCAGGCTTGCCCGCGTGCCCAGGCGGATTTCTCGGAGAAGCCTTGTCCGGCCTGGTAGTGTTTTATCTGTCCGGTACGCGGATTATAGTTCAGTCCGTGGTATAAACTGTTGTCCGGGCGGAAATGGTTTTTCAGTGTTGTATCGGCATGTTTCACGGCGGCGTGGTAGAAAGTACTGTCGCCGGTAACTTGTGTAGCCCAGAACAGGAGTTCCAGGTTCATCATGTTATCGATAATGACTACGTAATCGTCCGGCTTGCGGTTGTGTGATTTGATGCAGCCTACCACGGAGTTGAAACGGGTCATCAGCGAACGGGCGCTGTTTATCAGGATGGCTTTGTATTCGGGTTGGGGGACGATTCGGTTGGCATTGCCGTAGCTGCCATACATCATAAAGCCGACGTCGTGGGTGTGGGTGTTGTATTGTTGGGGTTCCAAGAGCCGGAGCATGCGTATGCCTTCGTTATAGAGATCTTTGTTTCCGGTGGCTTGGTAGAGATAGAACAGTGTACCGGGATAGAAGCCGCTGCACCACCATTCGGAGTTGCTGGTTTTCAGGCGTTGCATGTGCTTATCGTAGGTTTGGGGGAAGCGGTCGGTTCCTTTCAGTTGGTCTTTCAGATAGAGGTATTGGTTGGCGGCTTGCCTGAGGATGGGGGCGATTTTTATTTTCCCTTTGGCCGGGAGGGTTACAGGGAACAGGGCAACGGTAATCAACGCTACAAGGAACAGGATGGTGAGTTTTCCGGGGTTCATTTTGTTATTTGTTTAATTGGGAGTTACTATTAAAAGAATATTTTTGGGGGATGTGTCAAAAGTTAATATTTAGAAAATCAACATAAAAACACAGAGACACAGAAACACAGAGTCTTTATTATAAATACTTTAAAACTCTCTGTGTCTCCGTGTCTCTGTGTTTAATTAATTGTTTATCTTCTTTGGATTTGCTTTCATCTGCTTTGCTCTATTTTCAGATCTATTTGTTTCCGTTCTATATTCCATCCTTTTATTACCACGAGGGGGGCTGAAGACAAGTTTTTAGCGGCTGTCTCGATGGTTACCGTTTTGCTTTCGCCCGGCAGTAGGGAAAAGAAATTGTCCGTATAGAACGAGGGGCGGATCGGCCTGCGGTCCCGGTCGAGGAATTGCAACTGGTTGAAGAAGGCGATCGCACGGGATGTATTCCTTAAGGTAAGCTCTACAAAATAAGCGTCTCCGTTTTTCCTTACTTTATAAGAAGTTTTCAGGGTTGCCTTTTTCAGCCGGGAGAGCGATTCGAAACCAGAGGCTGCCGGCCCGGTCAAGGTCTTTTTTCCTTCGTATTTATCTTTGGAACGCCAATAGAAGTTGGAGGAAACTTCTTTTCCTTTTTCGTCTTTCAGTCGCAGCTTGATGAAATGGACTTGCGAAATATCGTCGGGGAAGCGGATGGTGAATGCGTCGTTCACTACACCGTCGGAAGGGAGATCGACGGGGGCCGACTTTTCCCATACTTTCTTACTGTCCATGTCGTACACTTCCGCTACTACGGTATATCCGGGGTATGGCCGGTAGTAATCGTTCACTACCGAGACGGTATTTTTCAGGTAGTCGAATTGTGCGTGCAAGGGCTCCAGGGAGTTTGCCGTATGGTAAAGCGAGGCGGTGGGTTCCAGCGACCAGTCCCACATACGGGCACAGACTTGCCGGACGGAACAGTTGTGATACCAGAACAGCAGGCCGGAGCAAAAGCGGTCGCCGTAGTCCAATTTGTTATAGTTCCAGACTTCCCAGATGCTTTTGGAGTTCATCGCTCCTACCACCTGGCCTTTCCGGGCAAATTCGTCGATGGAAGAAGAGGGGCCGTACTGGTTGACCAGGTCTGTGTAGAGGGTGGTCATCAGGTGGAAACCGTTTCCGTCCAGGTAGTTCCATACTTCTTTATTGATAGGCCAGAGGTCTCTCTCGTCCATCATTTCGCGAAGTATTTCTACGGTGGGGAGGGTGGGTGCGCCGTATTCCGGGTTGAAGCCGTCTACCCGGCTGCCTCTTTCCGAGGCGGTATTTTCGTAG
The genomic region above belongs to Parabacteroides pacaensis and contains:
- a CDS encoding GH92 family glycosyl hydrolase, which gives rise to MKLLNSILIPGISLCLVSFAFSCTTPEKTQQVDYVSYVDPYIGSGGHGHVFVGASVPFGAVQLGPQNIHKGWDWCSGYHYSDSVLIGFSHTHLSGTGCTDLGDVLMMPFTGEIRTKRGEQNDIAGSCSSYYKHTDETVIPGYYAVKLKDGIKAELSATERVGIHRYTFPASKEPHVLINLKEGNGDHAYETYLKKVDEYTLEGYRFSNGWSPRHKVYFTMKCDKPVKELLVYNDDEAAGEGELTGQGVKGVIVFGNAPEGVILKVGISSVSCANALDNIRQELPHWDFDEVKQEARHKWNQELSCIHIDTKDERARKIFYTSLYHTCIAPTLYCDVNGEFRGHNDSVYTANNGTNYSTFSLWDTYRALHPLFTIIKTERVDDMVNSMLGIYDQQGRLPIWPLVGGETNQMPGYSAIPVIADAYLKGFRGFDADRAFAAVTSSATHPGQNGVPFVLEKEYIPCDKVGEATSIAMEYAVGDWGISQMAKKMGKTDEYKTYLKRGKYYTHYFDKDINFIRPKTDAGEWATPYDAFRSVHGGRGYFCEGNGWHYTFFVPQHPEGLIELFGGDQEFTTKLDSLFEVSGDMGAEASPDISGLIGMYAHGNEPSHHVVYLYPYAGQQWKTAEKVRFIQDQFYTDQPDGVIGNEDCGQMSAWHIISALGFYQVNPSNGMFVFGSPLFDKATVNLPQGKTFTVIAENNSKENIYIQSVRLNDQPYDKSYLLYEDIMKGGTLTFVMGNTPNKSFGTAPESRPHTTE
- a CDS encoding GH92 family glycosyl hydrolase, with the protein product MRNKSVLILALAFTLGLSSKTASATTHADSFDPVEYVNPLVGTQSSFELSTGNTYPAIALPWGMNFWMPQTGKMGDGWAYVYTANKIRGFKQTHQPSPWINDYGQFAIMPVTGQPEFDQDKRASWFSHKAEIAKPYYYRAYLAEHDVVTEITPTERAAMFRFTFPQTDSSYVVIDALDKGSYIKILPEQNKIIGYTTKNSGGVPANFKNYFVVIFDKPFTYEYTFADGSLKNEKEQQANHVGAVIGFKTGKGEKVHAKVASSFISFDQAELNLKELGNNSFDEVAAKGKQAWNQVLGKVQVEGGSLDQYRTFYSCMYRSLLFPRKFYEIDARGNVVHYSPYNGEVLPGYMYTDTGFWDTFRCLFPFVNLMFPSVGKQMQEGLINTYKESGFFPEWASPGHRGCMVGNNSASILVDAYMKGVKVDDLKTLYEGLIHGTENVHPKVSSTGRLGHEYYNKLGYVPYDVKINENAARTLEYAYDDWCIYQLAKDLKRPKKEIELFAKRAMNYKNLFDKESKLMRGRNQDGTFQSPFSPLKWGDAFTEGNSWHYTWSVFHDPQGLIDLMGGKQGFITMLDSVFSVPPIFDDSYYGGVIHEIREMQIMNMGNYAHGNQPIQHMIYMYNYAGEPWKAQYWLREVMNRMYTCQADGYCGDEDNGQTSAWYVFSALGFYPVCPGTDEYVMGAPLFKKATITFENGNKLVINAPENNDANRYIESMTFNGKNYTKNYVKHFDLLKGGVIDMKMSDTPNKNRGVNPEDFPYSFSVNEKKKR
- a CDS encoding TlpA family protein disulfide reductase, giving the protein MNMRIQIILFPLLIFFLSACIKEDTEPSASKIETGSKLPYFTLTDSVGNRLSSDKFKGNTVLIVFFSTTCKDCQRDLPVMESVWKNLRSEDRFLLLPIARKQTAEEVKSYWEAQHFSMPYYLDSSGEIYSLFATKTIPRFYLANREGIVIWQEAEVLTRNAEKITAWVKEYLSSYNFSISSLESPEL
- a CDS encoding Rpn family recombination-promoting nuclease/putative transposase — its product is MGRFVNPFTDYGWKLLFGEEASKSILIEFLNDLLEGERHVEDIKYLKTEELPENIYGRGVIFDILCESDTGEKFIVELQNKAQLFVKERFIYYMSRAISKQGIKGKGWNFSLYPVYGIFILNFTCPDLRPFLRSDAAYLYLDSHELFSDCSRMIFLQLPYFTKKEDECITNLDKWFYILTRMDTLERMPWKAQKAAFEKLMERAEIANFTPEEQASYEAQLDAYRVMNSAMARSKLDGKEEGIKEGMEKGIEKGIKQGIEKGSQLKAQEMARRLKELGVDLDVISQSSGLSREEIEKL
- a CDS encoding helix-turn-helix domain-containing protein; translated protein: METEEKTTKTAEKSSASSKSHHGHAIKRLRRDKKLSQKQLGDLISMCQQNVSHYEEEEKISDELLARFAKGLDVSVDLIKELEDEKPLAYYIENNTFSNKDNSIASGNIGEIGSVTTTNQSDKALYTALEEMQKLYGKGMQLYENSIRLYDRLLQSTEEKIADLASKLSQGKS
- a CDS encoding SDR family NAD(P)-dependent oxidoreductase, whose protein sequence is MKTALITGATDGIGLEFAKIFAGHSCNLVLVARNEERLLQIKQELSASGITVDVFPKDLSVQENAEAIYLSLKERGIAVDFLINNAGFGIDAPYLDIAWEKEKMMLELNMVTVAYFTKMFGRDMKARGFGRILNVASIAAFQPGPYMAGYCATKAFILSLSEAVNYELKGSGVHVTALCPGVTDTQFHAVAKTEEVGMSRHLPHASAQEVAAYGYKLLSEGKAMGVYGWLNRLLVFSNRLVPRKVSTFLSARLLKGDS